A genome region from Choloepus didactylus isolate mChoDid1 chromosome 12, mChoDid1.pri, whole genome shotgun sequence includes the following:
- the KCTD12 gene encoding BTB/POZ domain-containing protein KCTD12: MALADSTRGLPNGGGGGGGSGSSSSSADPPLFPDIVELNVGGQVYVTRRCTVVSVPDSLLWRMFTQQQPQELARDSKGRFFLDRDGFLFRYILDYLRDLQLVLPDYFPERSRLQREAEYFELPELVRRLGAPQQPGPGPPPPHSRSGVHKEGSLGDELLPLGYSEPEQQEGASAGAPSPTLELASRSPSGGAAGPLLTPSQSLDGSRRSGYITIGYRGSYTIGRDAQADAKFRRVARITVCGKTSLAKEVFGDTLNESRDPDRPPERYTSRYYLKFNFLEQAFDKLSESGFHMVACSSTGTCAFASSTDQSEDKIWTSYTEYVFCRE; the protein is encoded by the coding sequence ATGGCTCTGGCAGACAGCACACGTGGATTACCTAATGGGGGCGGCGGCGGGGGTGGCAGCGGCTCCTCGTCCTCGTCCGCAGACCCGCCGCTTTTCCCAGACATCGTGGAGCTGAACGTGGGGGGCCAGGTGTATGTGACCCGGCGCTGCACGGTGGTGTCGGTTCCCGACTCGCTGCTCTGGCGCATGTTCACGCAGCAGCAGCCGCAGGAGCTGGCCCGGGACAGCAAAGGCCGCTTCTTTCTGGATCGGGACGGCTTCCTCTTCCGCTACATCCTGGATTACCTGCGGGACTTGCAGCTTGTGCTGCCAGACTACTTCCCCGAGCGCAGCCGGCTCCAGCGCGAGGCCGAGTACTTCGAGCTGCCGGAGCTCGTGCGTCGCCTCGGGGCGCCCCAGCAGCCCGGCCCCGGGCCGCCACCGCCGCACTCGCGGAGCGGGGTACACAAGGAGGGCTCTCTGGGTGACGAGCTGCTGCCGTTGGGCTATAGTGAGCCGGAGCAGCAAGAGGGCGCCTCGGCCGGAGCGCCGTCGCCCACGCTGGAGCTGGCTAGCCGAAGCCCGTCTGGGGGCGCGGCGGGCCCGCTGCTCACGCCGTCCCAGTCGCTGGACGGCAGCCGGCGCTCGGGCTACATCACCATCGGCTACCGCGGCTCCTACACTATCGGGCGGGATGCGCAGGCGGACGCCAAGTTCCGGCGAGTGGCGCGCATCACCGTGTGCGGCAAGACATCGTTGGCCAAAGAGGTGTTCGGGGACACCCTGAATGAGAGCCGGGACCCCGACCGGCCCCCAGAGCGCTACACGTCGCGCTATTACCTCAAGTTCAACTTCCTGGAGCAGGCCTTCGACAAGCTGTCCGAGTCGGGCTTCCACATGGTGGCGTGCAGCTCCACTGGCACCTGCGCCTTCGCCAGCAGCACCGATCAGAGTGAGGACAAGATCTGGACCAGCTACACCGAGTACGTCTTCTGCAGGGAGTGA